From the Vibrio algarum genome, one window contains:
- a CDS encoding alkene reductase, with product MFNVFKGQVLETRNRIAMAPMTRSRTSQPGDVPNEIMATYYRQRASAGLIVTEGAPVSAVGRGYSMTPGIYTEEHIEGWKKVTQAVHEEGGKIFIQLWHVGRRSHSDISGMQPLAPAAIKIADQVFGPLPEGGFGMIETETPREMTLQDIKDTTAAFVQAAKNAIEAGFDGIEVHAAHGYLFDTFLRSESNQRNDQYGGSQENRMRFLVDTLQALTNEIGGGRVAVRLSPHIGEGFAGDDAEIVPLTLTLLEKLQPMNLAYVHFSENISRYVEVPEEFREQVRRIYTNPIMVAGKLTKQSAQRLLDKQYVDFVAFGTPFVTNPDLVARFTHDLALAEFDADARLTLYGGGEEGYINYSTYQA from the coding sequence ATGTTTAATGTATTTAAAGGTCAAGTACTAGAGACCAGAAACCGTATTGCGATGGCTCCGATGACACGCTCACGAACATCTCAACCTGGTGATGTACCAAACGAAATTATGGCAACTTATTATCGTCAGCGTGCCAGTGCAGGTCTAATTGTTACCGAAGGTGCCCCTGTATCAGCGGTCGGTCGTGGGTATTCTATGACTCCAGGCATATATACAGAAGAGCACATTGAAGGCTGGAAAAAAGTGACTCAGGCTGTCCATGAGGAAGGCGGTAAAATCTTTATCCAACTCTGGCATGTTGGGCGTCGTAGCCATTCCGATATTTCAGGAATGCAACCCCTTGCACCTGCAGCGATTAAAATAGCAGATCAGGTATTTGGACCATTGCCTGAAGGTGGGTTTGGGATGATTGAAACTGAAACGCCACGAGAGATGACGCTTCAAGATATCAAAGACACGACAGCTGCTTTTGTACAAGCTGCCAAGAACGCCATTGAAGCGGGGTTTGATGGTATTGAAGTGCATGCTGCACATGGTTACTTGTTCGACACCTTTTTGCGTTCAGAAAGCAACCAAAGAAATGACCAATATGGTGGCAGCCAAGAGAATCGTATGCGTTTTCTGGTTGATACGTTACAAGCTCTTACTAATGAAATCGGGGGTGGGAGAGTAGCTGTCCGGCTATCGCCGCATATCGGAGAAGGTTTTGCTGGAGATGACGCTGAAATTGTTCCATTAACGCTAACATTATTGGAAAAATTGCAACCAATGAACCTTGCGTATGTGCATTTTTCAGAAAACATTTCGCGTTATGTAGAGGTACCTGAAGAATTTCGTGAGCAGGTACGCCGCATATACACTAATCCGATAATGGTTGCAGGAAAATTGACCAAGCAATCTGCACAACGATTACTTGATAAGCAGTATGTAGATTTCGTTGCCTTTGGTACTCCTTTTGTAACGAACCCAGATTTAGTCGCCCGTTTTACTCATGATTTGGCATTGGCTGAGTTTGATGCCGATGCAAGGTTAACCTTATATGGTGGTGGAGAAGAGGGCTACATCAATTACTCTACTTATCAGGCCTAA
- a CDS encoding alkene reductase produces the protein MSLSLFQPFTLGRLTPKNRIVMPPMTRSRASQPGDVANDIMATYYAQRASAGLIVSEGTQISATAKGYAWTPGIYTQEQIAGWRKVTDAVHAKDGAIFAQLWHVGRVTHPDNIGGEQPISSSAIRAENVKVFVDNGSDEPGFVDVVEPRAMTKDDIQQVTEDYRQAALNAIEAGFDGIELHAANGYLINQFIDSEANDRSDEYGGCQENRLRFLDEVVTAMVDAIGADRVGVRLAPLTTLNGTVDANPIETYTAAAALLNKHSIVYLHIAEVDWDDAPDTPVSFKRAMRKAFQGVLIYAGRYNADKAEHAINDGLADMIGFGRPFVANPDLPERLFHGYPLEEHDPNTLFGGGEKGLIDYPTYKA, from the coding sequence ATGTCACTATCACTATTTCAACCATTCACACTGGGTAGACTCACACCCAAAAACCGAATTGTTATGCCTCCTATGACTCGTTCAAGAGCCAGTCAGCCTGGTGATGTCGCTAATGACATAATGGCAACCTATTACGCACAGCGTGCAAGTGCAGGGTTGATTGTGTCTGAAGGCACGCAAATTTCAGCTACCGCAAAAGGTTATGCTTGGACGCCTGGCATTTATACACAAGAGCAGATTGCAGGTTGGCGTAAAGTGACAGATGCTGTGCATGCAAAAGATGGGGCGATTTTTGCACAGTTATGGCATGTAGGTAGAGTGACTCATCCAGATAATATAGGTGGTGAACAACCCATTTCTTCATCAGCGATAAGAGCAGAAAATGTCAAAGTCTTTGTCGATAACGGAAGTGATGAGCCTGGTTTTGTTGATGTTGTAGAACCAAGAGCGATGACTAAAGACGATATTCAGCAAGTGACTGAAGATTACCGTCAAGCCGCATTGAACGCGATTGAGGCAGGCTTTGATGGTATTGAACTGCATGCCGCTAATGGTTATTTAATTAACCAATTTATTGATTCAGAAGCGAATGATCGCAGTGATGAGTACGGTGGCTGCCAAGAAAATCGTCTTCGTTTTCTTGATGAAGTTGTCACTGCAATGGTGGATGCCATTGGCGCTGATCGCGTTGGTGTGCGTTTGGCACCGTTAACAACCCTCAATGGTACTGTTGATGCTAACCCTATTGAGACCTATACCGCCGCTGCAGCGTTACTGAATAAACATAGCATCGTATACCTACATATTGCTGAAGTAGATTGGGATGATGCACCAGATACGCCAGTCTCATTCAAACGTGCAATGCGCAAGGCTTTTCAAGGCGTGCTGATCTACGCTGGTCGTTATAACGCTGACAAAGCAGAACACGCTATTAATGATGGATTGGCGGATATGATTGGTTTTGGTCGACCTTTTGTTGCTAACCCCGATCTTCCTGAGCGTCTATTTCACGGCTACCCATTAGAAGAGCACGATCCAAACACCTTGTTTGGTGGCGGTGAGAAAGGGCTAATTGATTATCCAACGTATAAAGCTTAG
- a CDS encoding LysR substrate-binding domain-containing protein, giving the protein MRTKSDDLGILLAVVDAGGFSAAAESLDIQVARVSRAVSKVESQLGVTILNRTTRRIELTDEGRQFIESVRVGLMQLQQAEEEIISRGELPKGRLRVDAASPFVFHQLVPLMKSFNQAYPDIELEITSNEGIVDLLEKKTDLAIRIGALSDSTLHARLLGRSPLYIVASPEYIAKRGLPENTSDLAQHNLIGFVAPKILNDWPLKGFTQLNTLMSSSNGETIRQIVLAGNGIACLSGFMVNKDIADGRLIPLLESEKISDPRREQINAVYYKSSSVAKRISAFIDFIQPKLTL; this is encoded by the coding sequence ATGCGAACAAAATCTGATGATTTAGGTATTTTACTTGCCGTGGTCGATGCTGGTGGTTTTTCAGCGGCTGCAGAGAGCTTAGATATACAGGTTGCGCGAGTATCAAGAGCGGTAAGTAAGGTGGAGAGTCAACTTGGGGTCACTATTTTAAACCGAACCACGAGGCGCATTGAATTAACCGATGAAGGGCGGCAGTTCATAGAATCAGTGCGGGTGGGTTTAATGCAGTTACAACAGGCGGAAGAAGAGATTATTTCCCGTGGGGAATTGCCTAAAGGTCGTTTACGTGTCGATGCGGCTAGTCCGTTTGTATTTCACCAACTGGTGCCATTGATGAAGTCATTTAATCAAGCCTATCCTGATATTGAGCTGGAAATAACTTCCAATGAAGGCATCGTGGATTTGCTAGAAAAGAAAACAGACTTAGCGATTCGTATTGGTGCTTTAAGCGATTCGACGTTACATGCTAGGCTACTAGGGCGAAGTCCCTTATATATTGTGGCTTCACCAGAATATATAGCAAAAAGAGGTCTCCCTGAAAATACTAGCGATCTCGCTCAGCATAATCTCATTGGATTTGTCGCCCCCAAGATTTTGAATGACTGGCCTTTAAAAGGCTTTACTCAGTTGAACACTTTGATGTCATCAAGTAACGGCGAAACAATTCGGCAAATCGTTTTGGCTGGCAATGGCATTGCATGTCTATCAGGGTTTATGGTGAATAAAGATATTGCCGATGGACGTTTAATTCCGCTGTTGGAGAGCGAAAAAATTAGCGACCCAAGAAGAGAACAAATTAACGCGGTGTATTATAAGTCTTCTTCTGTGGCGAAGCGGATCTCCGCTTTTATTGATTTTATTCAGCCAAAGTTAACCCTTTAG
- a CDS encoding Lcl C-terminal domain-containing protein, with protein sequence MNEDETIVADNATELMWEKSDGGVTYTWSQALEHCEDLELGYYTDWRLPDNKELQSIVKYVTTDVPAINTDYFDITFNEDYDIDNIYGDGGDYGWFWSSTTLGISLRMAVTSHLVGHIPILIVAIVMELIMTIMVLVLREVIPKMLQISMMEVGVLILPVMKSVAITMRVVFVV encoded by the coding sequence TTGAATGAAGATGAAACCATCGTTGCCGACAACGCAACAGAGCTTATGTGGGAGAAAAGTGATGGTGGAGTGACCTATACTTGGTCTCAGGCTCTAGAACACTGTGAAGATTTAGAACTCGGGTATTACACGGATTGGCGTCTACCTGACAACAAAGAACTTCAAAGTATTGTTAAATACGTTACAACAGATGTTCCAGCTATAAATACCGATTATTTTGATATCACATTCAATGAAGACTATGACATAGATAACATCTATGGTGACGGTGGTGATTATGGGTGGTTTTGGTCTAGCACCACGCTAGGGATTTCCCTCAGAATGGCAGTTACATCGCATTTGGTCGGGCATATTCCTATTCTAATAGTAGCGATAGTGATGGAACTTATTATGACTATCATGGTGCTGGTGCTCAGAGAAGTGATCCCAAAAATGCTGCAGATATCAATGATGGAAGTGGGTGTTCTGATTTTGCCTGTGATGAAGAGCGTAGCTATAACTATGCGCGTTGTGTTCGTGGTGTAG
- a CDS encoding Lcl C-terminal domain-containing protein has product MFIQKTKPLGVLLISVMLLSITSCDSESESDSSTDSLSVNELYVVVDTMQADCYDLDGEVITCSTEYIGQDAEYDTTVADYSRDNETVTDNNTELMWEYNQADAQYDFDEAVEYCEAQTTGGYDDWRLPSIKELYSIADFNGAMSTDADVDDVPYIDEDYFGFDYDSAQPFATQFWSSTEYLINMVAGSNDEEDDDAGYWAALGFNFADGHIKSYSEDSSPSGLYVRCVRGINMALMISL; this is encoded by the coding sequence ATGTTTATACAAAAAACGAAACCACTCGGTGTTTTATTGATTTCAGTAATGCTTTTAAGTATTACTAGTTGCGATTCAGAATCAGAATCAGACTCTTCTACGGATTCTTTATCGGTTAATGAGTTATATGTTGTGGTGGATACCATGCAGGCCGATTGCTATGACCTCGATGGAGAGGTGATCACCTGTAGCACAGAATACATTGGTCAAGATGCTGAATATGACACAACGGTAGCTGACTACTCAAGAGACAATGAAACAGTTACGGACAATAATACCGAGCTTATGTGGGAGTACAATCAAGCTGACGCTCAGTATGATTTTGATGAGGCGGTTGAATATTGTGAAGCTCAGACGACTGGTGGTTATGATGATTGGCGACTTCCATCGATTAAGGAGTTGTACTCTATCGCTGATTTTAATGGTGCCATGTCTACTGATGCCGATGTGGATGATGTCCCCTATATCGATGAGGACTATTTTGGTTTCGACTATGATTCGGCCCAACCATTTGCTACCCAATTTTGGTCAAGCACCGAATATCTAATCAATATGGTTGCGGGTTCTAACGACGAAGAAGATGACGATGCGGGTTATTGGGCTGCTTTAGGTTTTAATTTCGCTGACGGCCATATCAAGTCATATTCTGAGGACTCAAGTCCTAGTGGATTATATGTTCGCTGTGTAAGGGGGATCAATATGGCGTTAATGATTTCTCTTTGA
- a CDS encoding AraC family transcriptional regulator produces MTKANKRRKQQVQSVCQYIDTHLDQELRLEQLSQIAICSKYHFQRMFSAFMGISATQYVLLARLKRASFRLAFEKNITITDIAFEAQFDSSEAFSRAFSRTFGQTPSEFRRQPEWQHWHSKYEFSPPILGEYIVDVNIIDFEEQPIAFIEHRGNPKRVFETAAKFIEWRKSTGLSPIKTSKTFGIPYGDPSQALEDEFRFDICGSHGGEVPENPFGVRAGFIPAGRCAMVLHKGSQNTIGETIYQLYQQWLPTSGKELREFPVFFRYLNFVHEVDECDLLTEVYLPIL; encoded by the coding sequence ATGACAAAAGCTAACAAGCGCCGAAAGCAACAAGTTCAAAGTGTCTGTCAGTACATAGATACGCACCTTGACCAAGAGTTGAGATTAGAGCAACTGAGCCAGATTGCTATTTGCTCCAAATATCATTTTCAGCGAATGTTCTCTGCATTTATGGGGATTAGTGCCACGCAATATGTGCTGCTTGCAAGGCTTAAACGAGCCTCATTTCGTTTAGCATTTGAAAAGAACATTACAATCACTGATATCGCTTTTGAAGCGCAATTTGATAGCTCTGAAGCTTTTAGCAGAGCGTTTTCTCGGACTTTTGGTCAAACTCCATCAGAATTTAGAAGGCAACCAGAGTGGCAGCACTGGCACTCGAAGTATGAATTTAGTCCACCTATACTAGGAGAATACATCGTGGATGTGAACATTATAGATTTTGAAGAACAACCTATTGCTTTTATTGAGCACCGAGGAAACCCTAAAAGAGTTTTTGAAACGGCTGCTAAGTTTATTGAATGGCGAAAATCAACAGGGCTTTCGCCAATAAAAACCAGCAAAACCTTTGGTATTCCTTATGGAGATCCAAGCCAAGCGCTAGAAGACGAATTTCGATTTGATATCTGCGGCAGTCATGGTGGAGAAGTGCCAGAAAACCCTTTTGGTGTAAGAGCAGGTTTTATTCCAGCAGGACGTTGTGCAATGGTATTACACAAAGGAAGTCAGAATACGATTGGAGAGACTATCTATCAGCTCTATCAACAATGGCTACCAACAAGCGGTAAGGAGCTTAGAGAGTTTCCAGTATTCTTCCGCTACCTAAACTTTGTGCACGAAGTGGACGAATGCGATCTCTTGACCGAGGTTTACCTACCAATTTTATAG
- a CDS encoding PhzF family phenazine biosynthesis protein, giving the protein MFGGESASGNPCGVLELDSWLSDEELQKITCEARLPVTSFVIKINGQFHIRWFALDGEINLCGHGSLGAGAAIISKYKLDSVLFSSKYGDVSIAQKNGVYTLELPSWQGETCVVPPEIADLAVDVIDVFSTRDLVIVLPSIESVRDFKPDDMRFKQLGKYHALIVTAANGENGYVLRYFAPKIGISEDLATGSAQCSLAPYWFDRLDSDSLQVHQLSSSGGYFSVRRISSWSIVLSANAKLQKITILQNV; this is encoded by the coding sequence GTGTTTGGTGGTGAGTCGGCTTCTGGTAACCCTTGCGGTGTATTGGAGCTTGATAGTTGGCTTTCTGATGAAGAGTTGCAGAAAATAACTTGTGAAGCAAGACTTCCAGTTACCTCTTTTGTTATAAAAATTAATGGACAGTTTCACATTCGTTGGTTTGCGCTGGATGGAGAAATTAACCTGTGTGGGCATGGTAGCTTAGGAGCTGGTGCTGCAATCATCTCTAAGTACAAACTCGATAGTGTACTTTTTAGTAGCAAATACGGAGACGTCTCAATTGCCCAAAAGAATGGGGTGTATACTCTTGAGTTGCCTAGCTGGCAAGGTGAAACATGTGTCGTTCCACCAGAAATAGCGGATTTGGCTGTTGATGTTATTGACGTATTTTCAACTCGAGACTTAGTTATAGTCTTACCTTCTATAGAATCTGTAAGAGATTTTAAGCCTGATGATATGCGCTTTAAACAGCTTGGTAAGTACCATGCTTTAATCGTGACAGCAGCGAATGGTGAAAATGGGTATGTATTAAGATATTTTGCGCCCAAAATTGGTATATCTGAAGATCTGGCGACAGGTTCTGCTCAATGCTCTTTAGCTCCATACTGGTTTGACAGGCTTGACTCAGATTCACTTCAGGTACATCAACTTTCGTCGTCAGGTGGCTACTTTAGCGTAAGGCGTATTTCAAGTTGGTCAATCGTGTTGTCAGCGAATGCAAAGCTCCAGAAAATAACAATTTTACAAAACGTTTAA
- a CDS encoding GGDEF domain-containing protein: MEESKLEEFEAIITSLPDMVFVLTESGRYAAVLGGESSEQYHDGAFLEDFNLFDILPKQKAIWFIERIKDTLSANKLMIFEYSLAASDVDNINPSSGPTGELRFEGRVSPLKSLRYGERAVVWVARNITERYRLEQKLTYQAEIDPLSNAFNRRKLFESMDEAFYNFERYKENISFLLLDIDDFKQINDIYGHQAGDNVIRSIAELCQSEIRHTDVFGRIGGDEFGIIYRSTVETSLAFGERLTALIALSSSQINVSISIGVSEFKENDTNIEQIYQRADLALYQSKQAGKSMCTTY; encoded by the coding sequence ATGGAAGAAAGTAAACTTGAAGAGTTCGAAGCGATCATTACATCTTTACCTGACATGGTTTTCGTTCTTACTGAATCGGGTCGTTATGCTGCTGTGTTAGGAGGGGAAAGCTCAGAGCAATATCACGATGGTGCTTTTTTAGAAGATTTTAATCTATTTGATATATTGCCAAAACAAAAAGCGATTTGGTTTATTGAAAGGATTAAAGATACACTTTCGGCGAACAAATTGATGATCTTTGAATATTCACTTGCGGCTAGTGATGTTGACAATATTAATCCGAGTTCTGGCCCCACAGGAGAGCTTAGATTTGAGGGACGAGTGAGTCCGTTGAAATCTTTGCGATACGGAGAACGTGCTGTTGTATGGGTCGCGCGAAATATAACCGAACGCTATCGACTAGAACAAAAGTTAACCTATCAGGCAGAAATAGATCCTCTTTCGAATGCATTTAATCGAAGAAAGCTATTTGAAAGCATGGATGAAGCATTCTACAATTTCGAACGGTATAAAGAAAACATAAGTTTCCTACTGTTAGACATTGATGACTTTAAGCAAATTAACGATATATACGGCCACCAAGCAGGTGATAATGTTATACGAAGCATTGCTGAGTTATGTCAATCTGAGATTAGGCATACTGATGTCTTTGGTCGTATTGGTGGAGATGAGTTTGGGATCATTTACAGAAGTACGGTAGAGACCTCATTAGCCTTTGGGGAACGACTAACGGCTCTAATAGCATTAAGTTCTTCTCAAATAAATGTATCTATCAGTATTGGTGTTAGTGAATTTAAAGAGAATGACACGAATATCGAACAAATCTACCAACGAGCTGATCTCGCTTTGTACCAATCGAAGCAGGCGGGTAAAAGCATGTGCACAACGTATTGA
- a CDS encoding histidine phosphatase family protein: MEIVFVRHGVPDYRLSDERKMTQLEKDYAPITRECIPFIKSQSQLPAFSGADIIISSPYTRALQTAEIINRKHRLELFVEHDLREWVADLSGGFIELAERDRRWKEYRDALKSGKSINNTAYETADSLQSRVISVLERYRDFKKVVIVAHFNVLESLLGYQERGIGCGEYRIFNVEEFT; this comes from the coding sequence ATGGAAATAGTATTTGTTCGTCATGGAGTTCCAGACTATAGACTTTCCGATGAACGAAAAATGACACAATTAGAAAAAGACTACGCACCTATAACACGCGAGTGTATTCCGTTCATTAAGTCTCAATCTCAACTACCCGCATTTTCAGGTGCTGATATCATAATTTCATCTCCGTACACTCGAGCGCTTCAAACCGCAGAAATCATCAATAGGAAGCATAGACTGGAGCTGTTTGTTGAACATGATTTACGAGAGTGGGTTGCAGATTTATCTGGAGGTTTTATTGAATTGGCGGAAAGAGATAGGCGCTGGAAGGAATATCGCGACGCATTAAAAAGCGGCAAGAGTATCAACAACACTGCGTATGAAACAGCCGACAGCCTTCAATCTAGAGTGATTTCAGTTCTAGAGCGTTATCGAGATTTCAAAAAAGTAGTGATTGTTGCTCATTTTAATGTACTCGAAAGTTTACTTGGTTATCAGGAAAGAGGGATAGGGTGCGGAGAATACCGAATTTTTAATGTTGAAGAATTCACTTGA
- a CDS encoding DMT family transporter codes for MLKYRFTSYQFGILSILFAATLWGTTGTVASFAPNISSLAIGAFSMGIGGIFQACLSLKSVRKDFVKVIHQKKTLIVSIIALVVYPLAFYSSMRLAGVAIGTVISISTAPFFSVLLECLFSNNNKVTKQWLLSFVVGVIGIILLVTSGSSLINNIDQDMRFFGILLGFVSGMTYATYSWGVKAMIDRGVQSQAAMGCTFGFGAILLLPTLFITGENLFASSTNVMVIFYMALIPMGVGYIAYGFGLRFVTASSANLLTLFEPVIAAVLAVMIVGESIPLIGWIGIVLILVCLLLQSKT; via the coding sequence ATGTTAAAATATCGTTTCACCAGTTATCAATTTGGTATCTTATCAATACTCTTTGCCGCTACCTTATGGGGGACAACCGGTACGGTAGCCAGTTTTGCACCCAATATTAGTTCTCTGGCAATTGGTGCTTTCTCCATGGGGATTGGGGGGATTTTTCAGGCATGTTTATCACTTAAGTCAGTCAGAAAAGACTTTGTAAAAGTCATACACCAGAAGAAGACGTTAATAGTTAGTATTATCGCCTTAGTTGTTTATCCATTAGCTTTTTATTCATCGATGAGATTAGCCGGAGTGGCAATAGGCACTGTTATATCTATCTCTACTGCACCTTTCTTTTCTGTTTTGTTAGAGTGTCTATTTAGCAACAACAATAAAGTCACTAAACAGTGGTTGCTTAGCTTCGTAGTAGGAGTGATAGGAATTATATTGTTGGTAACTTCTGGGTCTTCCTTAATCAACAACATTGATCAAGATATGAGGTTTTTTGGTATCTTACTCGGCTTCGTTTCAGGTATGACCTATGCGACCTACTCATGGGGAGTGAAAGCGATGATTGATCGAGGTGTGCAGTCGCAAGCAGCGATGGGCTGCACTTTTGGTTTTGGTGCTATTTTGCTTCTCCCAACACTATTTATTACGGGAGAGAATCTGTTTGCTTCATCGACGAATGTAATGGTTATTTTCTATATGGCACTGATTCCAATGGGGGTTGGCTATATAGCTTATGGGTTTGGTTTAAGGTTTGTGACAGCAAGTAGTGCTAACCTGCTCACTTTGTTTGAACCAGTTATTGCTGCTGTTTTAGCCGTTATGATAGTGGGCGAATCTATCCCTTTGATTGGGTGGATTGGTATTGTATTGATACTGGTTTGTTTGTTACTGCAGTCTAAAACCTGA
- a CDS encoding AraC family transcriptional regulator, producing MKASLSIRTYTKRMNRHIHGNYHQLVLPTQGNIYIDMDGFVGKVAVGNCIVIPQGVAHGFNADEASRFIVADMEELPSHLLGGNVAVFSVTSPLLSFIQFVEKQLEYQVNRKLETSIVETFFLLLEQQELSRTVDSRIRAVQSLIADQLEQSLTITILANAAYLSPTQFKKLFKDNLRMSVHKYITLQRMEKAKALLSHTDLPVQLIAERVGYSDLSAFSRRFSKHFGVSPREFSRT from the coding sequence ATGAAAGCCAGTTTAAGTATTCGCACATATACCAAACGCATGAACCGTCATATTCATGGGAACTATCATCAACTAGTGTTACCTACTCAAGGTAACATTTATATAGATATGGACGGGTTTGTTGGTAAAGTGGCGGTTGGGAATTGTATAGTGATTCCCCAAGGAGTTGCCCACGGGTTTAACGCGGATGAGGCTTCACGTTTTATCGTCGCGGATATGGAAGAGTTACCATCTCATTTGCTTGGCGGTAATGTGGCCGTTTTCTCCGTGACATCCCCGTTACTTAGCTTTATTCAATTTGTAGAGAAGCAGCTCGAGTATCAGGTAAATCGTAAGTTAGAAACCTCGATCGTAGAAACTTTCTTCCTACTATTGGAACAACAGGAGTTATCTCGAACCGTTGACTCACGTATTCGAGCTGTACAATCATTGATTGCAGATCAACTTGAACAGTCACTGACAATCACTATTTTAGCTAATGCCGCCTATTTGAGTCCCACACAGTTTAAAAAGCTATTTAAAGACAATTTAAGAATGAGCGTTCATAAATACATCACTTTGCAGCGTATGGAGAAAGCGAAAGCATTACTGTCTCATACGGATCTCCCAGTTCAACTGATTGCCGAACGAGTTGGCTATAGTGATCTCTCAGCTTTTAGTCGAAGGTTTTCAAAACACTTCGGTGTTTCACCAAGAGAGTTTTCTCGAACTTGA
- a CDS encoding Lrp/AsnC family transcriptional regulator — protein MDTIDLKILEQLQIDTKTSMGSLAEKVGLSEPACYRRVRQLRSSNHIEKEVAIVKPKTMGWPLSMLLLVQLERDNGFAVNQFIDRINNTPEVLDTWYVTGDFDVVLQVIATDMETFDEFTQQVLHKDDSVKSVKTLVVMRHSKIVGPIPPALD, from the coding sequence ATGGACACGATCGATCTAAAGATACTAGAACAACTGCAAATTGACACTAAAACCTCTATGGGCAGTTTGGCGGAAAAAGTAGGACTTTCGGAACCAGCTTGCTATCGGCGGGTAAGACAACTACGCAGCAGCAACCATATAGAGAAAGAAGTTGCGATAGTCAAACCTAAGACCATGGGTTGGCCTTTAAGCATGTTGCTTTTGGTTCAGTTAGAACGAGACAACGGTTTCGCTGTCAATCAATTTATCGACAGAATAAACAATACTCCGGAAGTACTCGATACATGGTATGTTACTGGTGATTTCGATGTTGTTTTGCAGGTGATCGCAACTGATATGGAAACCTTTGACGAATTTACCCAACAGGTTTTACATAAAGACGATAGTGTGAAAAGTGTTAAAACGCTGGTTGTTATGAGGCACTCAAAGATAGTAGGCCCCATACCACCAGCGCTTGACTGA